A window of the Streptomyces sp. NBC_01351 genome harbors these coding sequences:
- a CDS encoding outer membrane protein assembly factor BamB family protein, translating into MRTRPRTRQGMVRRLALLAVFALTATLFSAPTASTAQTTSSWPTGGHDIRNSRSNPQESTITKGNVGRLKAKWTYPTHGDVSATPAVVDGAVYFPDWGGYLHKVNAKTGNRIWTRKVSEYTGDPGSVSRTSPAVVGGKVYIADWNKAVLISVDAATGNKVWSREVDTQYKAVLTQSPVVHNGVIYQGVSSRESEGALDPAFPCCTFRGSVNAFDAATGDRLWRQYTTPDNGGQPGGYSGVAVWGTPALDPSTNTVYFTTGNNYTVPQSVSDCQTAGHTPAECYAPDNYVDTVLALDMRTGQVKWNTGAKRFDAWNTGCLPGFPPNNCPPNPGYDYDFGDGAHLITIKGPDGCPRKVIGAGEKSGEYWLMDAATGQVVWSAAAGPGGHIGGIQWGTANDDKRIYIAEANFNRQPYQLADGTTTTRSSFAALDPQTGRILWQVADRTDGFAWGALTTANGVVFGGSTSGRMYAFDGATGAYLWDFTAPYSSNAGPAVVDGTVYWGNGYARFSNGGGTTGSLTEGTFYAFTVDGK; encoded by the coding sequence ATGCGCACAAGACCCCGGACCCGTCAGGGAATGGTCCGCAGACTCGCGCTGCTCGCCGTATTCGCACTGACCGCCACCCTGTTCTCGGCCCCCACGGCCAGCACCGCCCAGACCACCTCGTCCTGGCCCACCGGCGGCCACGACATCCGCAACAGCCGCTCCAACCCGCAGGAATCGACGATCACCAAGGGCAACGTCGGGCGGCTGAAGGCCAAGTGGACTTATCCCACGCACGGTGACGTGTCCGCGACCCCGGCCGTCGTCGACGGCGCCGTGTACTTCCCCGACTGGGGCGGCTACCTGCACAAGGTCAACGCGAAGACCGGCAACCGCATCTGGACGCGCAAGGTCTCCGAGTACACCGGTGACCCGGGGTCGGTTTCCCGCACCAGCCCCGCCGTCGTCGGCGGCAAGGTGTACATAGCCGACTGGAACAAGGCCGTCCTGATCTCCGTCGACGCCGCCACCGGCAACAAGGTGTGGAGCCGGGAGGTCGACACCCAGTACAAGGCGGTGCTGACCCAGTCGCCCGTCGTGCACAACGGCGTGATCTACCAGGGGGTCTCCTCCCGCGAATCCGAGGGCGCGCTCGACCCGGCCTTCCCCTGCTGCACCTTCCGCGGCAGCGTGAACGCCTTCGACGCCGCCACGGGCGACCGGCTGTGGCGCCAGTACACGACCCCCGACAACGGCGGGCAGCCCGGCGGCTACAGCGGCGTGGCCGTCTGGGGCACCCCGGCCCTGGACCCGTCGACGAACACCGTGTACTTCACCACCGGCAACAACTACACCGTCCCGCAGTCCGTCAGCGACTGCCAGACCGCCGGCCACACCCCGGCCGAGTGCTACGCCCCGGACAACTACGTGGACACCGTGCTGGCCCTCGACATGCGGACCGGCCAGGTCAAGTGGAACACAGGAGCCAAGCGGTTCGACGCCTGGAACACCGGCTGCCTTCCCGGCTTCCCGCCCAACAACTGCCCGCCGAACCCGGGTTACGACTACGACTTCGGCGACGGCGCGCACCTCATCACCATCAAGGGGCCCGACGGCTGCCCCCGCAAGGTGATCGGCGCGGGCGAGAAGAGCGGCGAGTACTGGCTGATGGACGCGGCCACCGGACAGGTCGTCTGGAGCGCGGCGGCCGGCCCCGGCGGCCACATCGGCGGCATCCAGTGGGGCACGGCCAATGACGACAAGCGGATCTACATCGCCGAGGCCAACTTCAACCGACAGCCCTACCAGCTGGCCGACGGCACGACGACGACCCGCAGCTCCTTCGCGGCCCTCGACCCGCAGACCGGACGCATCCTCTGGCAGGTCGCCGACCGCACCGACGGCTTCGCCTGGGGCGCCCTGACCACCGCGAACGGCGTCGTCTTCGGCGGCTCCACCAGCGGCCGCATGTACGCGTTCGACGGAGCGACCGGCGCCTACCTGTGGGACTTCACCGCGCCGTACTCCTCCAACGCGGGCCCCGCGGTCGTCGACGGCACCGTCTACTGGGGCAACGGCTACGCCCGCTTCTCCAACGGCGGCGGCACCACCGGCAGCCTCACCGAGGGCACTTTCTACGCCTTCACGGTGGACGGCAAGTAG
- a CDS encoding AMP-binding protein, with protein sequence MASTALHARFLRGLEISPHGVAVRVGKDTVDYTTAHELALSWAGALLAAPGGPPKAVGILAGRSLTSYVAVLASLYAGLPAVPVLADFPAGKIASMLDSAQVSALIVDEEGAALLAGGLADRLGALPVLAPHLTAAGTRALTGGSTLLPLAAGPETALPAPRSAAPEDVAYVLFTSGSTGRPKGVRLTHGNTAHYFSLMDAWYDFTAADVFSQAANLNWDSAVSDLWCAWAVGAPLVSVSPHAYRDLPGFVAEHGITVWFSAPSVISLSRRTGRLVPGSMPSLRWTYFGGEALQFEDTDAWQQAAPHSAVVNVYGPTEMTITTHRHRWSPQESTRLGVNGVVPLGLLHDGHAELLLDERGEPAPDEGELWLSGPQLSAGYLDPEDGRGKYREQDGVLWYRTGDRVRRLAGGELVYLGRTDSQVQVQGYRVELAEVEHALRAASPVTGAVVVGVPVANSTELVAFYLGEQRSPQEFHRDLAPVLPAQLIPRHYHRLDEFPLNTNKKTDRLELTARAAELHGTRVPVTAR encoded by the coding sequence ATGGCTTCGACAGCGCTGCACGCACGTTTCCTGCGCGGCCTGGAAATATCGCCCCACGGGGTGGCGGTGCGCGTCGGGAAGGACACCGTCGACTACACGACGGCCCACGAACTGGCCCTGTCCTGGGCGGGAGCACTGCTAGCCGCCCCCGGTGGCCCGCCCAAGGCCGTCGGCATCCTGGCCGGCCGCAGCCTGACCTCGTACGTCGCCGTCCTGGCGAGCCTGTACGCGGGGCTGCCCGCCGTCCCGGTACTGGCCGACTTCCCGGCCGGGAAGATCGCCTCGATGCTCGACTCCGCGCAGGTCTCCGCCCTGATCGTGGACGAGGAGGGCGCGGCCCTGCTCGCCGGGGGACTGGCGGACCGGCTCGGGGCCCTCCCCGTGCTGGCACCCCACCTCACCGCCGCCGGGACACGGGCCCTGACCGGGGGCAGCACCCTGCTGCCCCTGGCCGCCGGGCCGGAGACCGCGCTGCCGGCGCCGCGGTCCGCCGCCCCCGAGGACGTGGCCTACGTCCTGTTCACCTCGGGATCCACCGGCCGCCCCAAGGGGGTCCGGCTCACCCACGGCAACACGGCGCACTACTTCTCGCTGATGGACGCCTGGTACGACTTCACCGCCGCCGACGTCTTCTCCCAGGCCGCCAACCTCAACTGGGACTCCGCCGTCTCCGACCTGTGGTGCGCCTGGGCGGTCGGCGCGCCGCTGGTCTCCGTCTCCCCGCACGCCTACCGCGACCTGCCCGGCTTCGTCGCCGAGCACGGCATCACCGTCTGGTTCTCGGCGCCCAGCGTGATCTCGCTGTCCCGCCGCACCGGCCGCCTGGTGCCCGGCAGCATGCCCTCGCTGCGCTGGACGTACTTCGGCGGCGAGGCCCTCCAGTTCGAGGACACGGACGCCTGGCAGCAGGCCGCCCCCCACTCGGCGGTCGTCAACGTCTACGGGCCGACCGAGATGACCATCACCACCCACCGCCACCGCTGGTCGCCGCAGGAGTCCACCCGGCTCGGCGTCAACGGCGTGGTCCCGCTCGGCCTGCTCCACGACGGGCACGCCGAGCTGCTCCTCGACGAACGCGGCGAACCCGCACCCGACGAGGGCGAACTGTGGCTCTCCGGACCCCAGTTGTCGGCCGGATACCTCGACCCGGAGGACGGCCGCGGCAAGTACCGGGAGCAGGACGGAGTCCTCTGGTACCGCACCGGCGACCGGGTCCGCCGACTCGCCGGCGGCGAGCTCGTCTACCTGGGCCGTACGGACTCCCAGGTACAGGTGCAGGGCTACCGGGTCGAACTCGCCGAGGTGGAGCACGCGTTGCGCGCAGCCTCGCCGGTCACCGGAGCCGTCGTGGTCGGCGTGCCCGTGGCCAACAGCACCGAACTCGTCGCCTTCTACCTCGGCGAGCAGCGCTCGCCGCAGGAGTTCCACCGCGACCTGGCCCCCGTACTGCCCGCCCAGCTGATCCCCCGCCACTACCACCGGCTGGACGAGTTCCCCCTCAACACCAACAAGAAGACCGACCGGCTGGAGCTCACCGCACGCGCCGCCGAACTGCACGGCACCCGCGTACCGGTGACCGCCCGCTGA
- a CDS encoding phosphopantetheine-binding protein, whose protein sequence is MPELTNHTWDGSFEAVVRPFLPYLSPDEKLTGDSQLKDLGLDSMGTVELLAALEGAYDVRFLDDALKLENFASPEILWKTLMTSTESTA, encoded by the coding sequence ATGCCAGAACTCACGAATCACACCTGGGACGGCTCTTTCGAGGCCGTCGTCCGCCCGTTCCTGCCCTATCTCTCCCCCGACGAGAAACTGACCGGAGATTCCCAACTGAAGGATCTGGGGCTGGACTCGATGGGTACGGTCGAACTGCTCGCCGCACTGGAAGGCGCCTATGACGTGCGTTTCCTGGACGACGCACTGAAACTGGAGAATTTCGCCAGCCCGGAAATTCTCTGGAAGACCCTGATGACCTCGACAGAATCCACCGCGTGA
- a CDS encoding pyridoxal phosphate-dependent aminotransferase: MSDMRMSPNLALNQLVAQRQAAGEPLIHLGFGESRLPAFGPLVERLAKGATRNAYGPVAGSPGVRAAAAGYFERRRIPTDPEQIVVAPGSKPLLMAINLAVPGDVLLPRPAWNTYAPQARLAGKHPIAVPIPEECGGVPDPDALRECVQAARVLGHDPRIMVLTLPDNPTGTLAPPAMIRELCAIAEEEGLLIVSDEIYRDVVHDPATDYLSPAEVAPESTVIATGLSKSLALGGWRIGVARFPEGPWGDWIRTGVVSVASEVWSTLAGPMQEVAEYAFDEPREIRERLRASARLHGIVARDVHRICVAAGARCRPPTGAFYVYPDFEPVREELAKHEVGDSPSLARRMLDLGIVVLAGHLLGDEGEALRFKCATSMLYGDSAEQQQLALDAEDPLSLPHVRSVLDRIEDSFQRLL; encoded by the coding sequence ATGAGCGACATGAGGATGTCCCCGAACCTGGCTCTCAACCAGCTGGTGGCGCAGCGCCAGGCCGCCGGGGAGCCCCTGATCCACCTCGGTTTCGGCGAGTCGAGGCTGCCGGCCTTCGGCCCGCTCGTGGAACGGCTCGCCAAAGGGGCCACCCGCAACGCCTACGGCCCGGTGGCCGGTTCGCCCGGAGTGCGCGCCGCGGCCGCCGGCTACTTCGAGCGCCGCCGGATCCCCACCGACCCGGAGCAGATCGTGGTCGCGCCGGGCAGCAAACCGCTGCTGATGGCCATCAACCTGGCGGTCCCCGGGGACGTCCTGCTGCCCCGACCGGCCTGGAACACGTACGCCCCCCAGGCCCGGCTCGCCGGCAAGCACCCGATCGCCGTGCCCATCCCGGAGGAGTGCGGCGGCGTACCGGACCCGGACGCGCTGCGCGAGTGCGTGCAAGCGGCCCGAGTGCTGGGCCACGACCCGCGCATCATGGTGCTGACCCTGCCGGACAATCCCACCGGCACCCTCGCCCCGCCCGCGATGATCCGCGAACTGTGCGCGATCGCCGAGGAGGAGGGCCTGCTCATCGTCTCGGACGAGATCTACCGGGACGTGGTGCACGACCCGGCCACCGACTACCTCAGCCCCGCCGAAGTGGCCCCCGAGAGCACCGTGATCGCCACCGGGCTCAGCAAGAGCCTGGCCCTGGGCGGCTGGCGCATCGGCGTGGCCCGCTTCCCCGAAGGGCCGTGGGGCGACTGGATCCGTACCGGGGTGGTCTCCGTGGCCAGCGAGGTCTGGTCGACGCTCGCCGGGCCCATGCAGGAGGTTGCCGAGTACGCCTTCGACGAGCCCCGGGAGATCCGGGAGCGGCTGCGCGCCAGCGCCAGGCTGCACGGGATCGTCGCCCGCGACGTCCACCGCATCTGCGTCGCGGCCGGAGCCCGCTGCCGGCCGCCCACCGGGGCCTTCTACGTCTACCCCGACTTCGAACCGGTCCGCGAGGAACTCGCCAAGCACGAGGTGGGCGACTCGCCGTCGCTGGCCCGCCGGATGCTCGACCTCGGGATCGTGGTCCTCGCCGGACACCTGCTCGGCGACGAGGGCGAGGCCCTGCGCTTCAAGTGCGCCACCAGCATGCTCTACGGCGACAGCGCCGAGCAGCAGCAGCTGGCGCTGGACGCCGAGGACCCCCTCTCCCTGCCGCACGTCCGGTCCGTACTCGACCGGATCGAGGACAGCTTCCAACGGCTCCTTTAG
- a CDS encoding KamA family radical SAM protein: protein MSLLATDSVETARFRAYGPRQLDEIAERHGLPADIRETVRLVSMVLPFRVNEYVLSQLIDWDRIPDDPMFQLVFPQRGMLTEQNERDLAALSADPAQKVALRTLVQQIRGRLNPHPSGQKELNVPTRDGAEIPGLQHKYRETVLYFPSQGQTCHSYCTYCFRWAQFVGDADLRFAAPDPRGLISYLEAHPDAGDVLVTGGDPMVMSTERLRSHLEPLLSLESVRTIRIGTKSVAYWPQRYIGDPDADDVLRLFEKVVASGRNLAVMAHFSHPRELETDLARQAIARIRSTGALVYCQAPLIAKVNDDPDVWSRMWRAELALGAVPYYMFVERDTGPYDYFRVPLARAAEIYQAAYRTLPGLARTVRGPVMSATPGKVAVDGIVENAEGRFFQLRMVQARDPALVGRPFLAHYDADAAWLDELRLDRSAPADIARAIAGPAWPGEPELFGTRAAAPVGSKA, encoded by the coding sequence ATGTCCCTGCTGGCAACCGATTCTGTCGAGACGGCACGGTTCCGCGCATACGGGCCGCGGCAGCTCGACGAGATCGCCGAGCGCCACGGCCTGCCCGCCGACATACGGGAGACCGTCCGGCTCGTGTCGATGGTGCTGCCCTTCCGGGTCAACGAGTACGTCCTGTCGCAGCTCATCGACTGGGACCGGATCCCCGACGACCCGATGTTCCAACTGGTCTTCCCGCAGCGGGGGATGCTCACCGAGCAGAACGAGCGGGATCTGGCCGCCCTCTCCGCGGACCCCGCCCAGAAGGTGGCCCTGCGCACCCTCGTGCAGCAGATCCGCGGCCGGCTCAACCCGCACCCGTCCGGGCAGAAGGAGCTCAACGTCCCCACCCGGGACGGCGCCGAGATCCCCGGACTCCAGCACAAGTACCGCGAGACGGTGCTGTACTTCCCGAGCCAGGGCCAGACCTGCCACTCGTACTGCACCTACTGCTTCCGCTGGGCCCAGTTCGTCGGCGACGCGGACCTGCGCTTCGCCGCCCCCGACCCGCGCGGACTGATCTCCTACCTCGAAGCCCACCCCGACGCGGGCGACGTGCTCGTCACCGGCGGCGACCCGATGGTGATGTCCACCGAACGGCTGCGCAGCCACCTGGAACCGCTGCTCTCCCTGGAGAGCGTGCGCACCATCCGGATCGGCACCAAGTCCGTCGCGTACTGGCCGCAGCGCTACATCGGCGACCCCGACGCGGACGACGTCCTGCGGCTCTTCGAGAAGGTCGTCGCCTCCGGACGCAACCTCGCCGTGATGGCCCACTTCAGCCACCCCCGCGAACTGGAGACCGACCTCGCCCGGCAGGCCATCGCCCGGATCAGGTCCACCGGCGCCCTCGTGTACTGCCAGGCCCCCCTCATCGCCAAGGTCAACGACGATCCGGACGTGTGGAGCCGGATGTGGCGGGCCGAACTCGCCCTCGGCGCCGTGCCGTACTACATGTTCGTGGAGCGCGACACCGGACCGTACGACTACTTCCGCGTGCCGCTCGCCCGCGCCGCCGAGATCTACCAGGCCGCCTACCGCACCCTGCCCGGCCTGGCCCGCACGGTCCGCGGCCCGGTGATGTCCGCGACCCCCGGCAAGGTCGCCGTCGACGGGATCGTCGAGAACGCGGAAGGCCGCTTCTTCCAGCTGCGCATGGTGCAGGCCCGCGACCCCGCCCTGGTCGGCCGGCCCTTCCTCGCGCACTACGACGCCGACGCCGCCTGGCTGGACGAGCTGCGCCTCGACCGCTCCGCGCCCGCCGACATCGCCCGTGCCATCGCCGGACCGGCCTGGCCGGGTGAACCCGAACTCTTCGGCACCAGGGCCGCCGCGCCGGTGGGGAGCAAGGCATGA
- a CDS encoding MFS transporter: protein MTSSLSENGTTGPEAKAGRKEWIALGVLLLPVLLVSMDLTVLYFAIPAISEDLRPSGSEQLWMIDIYGFVLSGVLLTMGALGDRIGRRRLLLIGAVVFGGGSLLAAYASNPEMVITARALQGIGGATLMPSTLALIRNLFRDQTQRRTAVAVWSTGMAAGAALGPVVSGALLTGFWWGSVFLINVPVMLLLLVAAPFLLPEFKDAAAGKFDLISAALSLAIVLPVIYGFKKIAVDGFSVTYVVAIAVGLALVPLFLRRQRTSSDPMVDLSLFRNGAFGASVTVNMLACFTLVGYSLFSTQYLQSVLGMSALKSALWTIPGTLAVGAVVPVATVLVRTVRPAVIISSGFAIATVALLMLTQVPEEDGLLLILIGIIALAVGLTPVLTLVTELVVGQVPPERAGTASALLQTGQELGGALGVAVLGSIGAAVYRNSDSLDSPAGVPADALEQARETIGGALAAAGRLSGDASTSLVEAARAAFTTEVHAASVAGAVVMAGAAVYALIGLRSVQTDNARAAEAAAESAAEAPKAAAQQPGTGIA from the coding sequence ATGACCAGCTCCCTGAGCGAGAACGGCACCACCGGACCGGAGGCCAAAGCGGGCCGCAAGGAATGGATCGCCCTCGGCGTACTGCTCCTGCCCGTGCTGCTCGTCTCGATGGACCTGACCGTCCTCTACTTCGCGATCCCCGCCATCAGCGAGGACCTCCGGCCGTCCGGCAGCGAGCAGCTGTGGATGATCGACATCTACGGCTTCGTCCTTTCCGGCGTCCTGCTCACCATGGGCGCGCTCGGCGACCGCATCGGCCGCCGCCGCCTCCTGCTGATCGGTGCCGTGGTCTTCGGCGGCGGCTCCCTGCTCGCCGCCTACGCCTCCAACCCCGAGATGGTGATCACCGCCCGGGCGCTCCAGGGCATCGGCGGGGCCACCCTCATGCCCTCCACGCTCGCCCTCATCCGAAACCTGTTCCGCGACCAGACCCAGCGCCGCACCGCCGTCGCCGTCTGGTCCACCGGCATGGCCGCCGGCGCCGCGCTGGGCCCCGTGGTCAGCGGCGCCCTCCTCACCGGCTTCTGGTGGGGTTCCGTCTTCCTGATCAACGTCCCCGTGATGCTGCTCCTGCTGGTCGCGGCGCCGTTCCTGCTGCCCGAGTTCAAGGACGCGGCGGCCGGGAAGTTCGACCTGATCAGCGCCGCGCTGTCGCTCGCGATCGTGCTGCCGGTCATCTACGGCTTCAAGAAGATCGCCGTGGACGGCTTCTCCGTCACCTACGTCGTCGCCATCGCCGTCGGCCTGGCGCTCGTCCCGCTGTTCCTGCGGCGCCAGCGCACCAGCTCCGACCCGATGGTCGACCTCTCGCTCTTCCGCAACGGTGCCTTCGGCGCCTCGGTCACCGTCAACATGCTGGCCTGCTTCACCCTGGTCGGCTACTCGCTCTTCTCCACCCAGTACCTGCAGTCGGTCCTCGGGATGAGCGCCCTGAAGTCCGCGCTGTGGACCATCCCCGGCACCCTCGCGGTGGGCGCCGTCGTGCCCGTCGCCACCGTCCTGGTGCGCACCGTCCGGCCCGCGGTCATCATTTCGAGCGGGTTCGCCATCGCCACCGTCGCCCTGCTGATGCTCACCCAGGTCCCCGAAGAGGACGGCCTGCTCCTGATCCTCATCGGCATCATCGCGCTGGCCGTCGGTCTCACCCCCGTCCTCACCCTGGTCACCGAGCTCGTCGTCGGCCAGGTCCCGCCGGAGCGGGCCGGCACCGCCTCCGCCCTGCTCCAGACCGGCCAGGAGCTCGGCGGCGCCCTCGGTGTCGCCGTCCTCGGCAGCATCGGCGCCGCCGTCTACCGCAACAGCGACTCGCTGGACTCCCCGGCCGGGGTGCCCGCCGACGCGCTGGAGCAGGCCCGCGAGACCATCGGCGGCGCCCTGGCGGCCGCCGGGAGGCTCTCGGGCGACGCGTCCACCAGCCTCGTCGAGGCGGCCCGGGCGGCCTTCACCACCGAGGTGCACGCCGCCTCCGTGGCCGGCGCGGTCGTCATGGCCGGCGCGGCCGTCTACGCCCTGATCGGGCTGCGCTCCGTCCAGACCGACAACGCGCGCGCCGCCGAGGCGGCCGCCGAGTCCGCCGCGGAGGCCCCCAAGGCCGCCGCCCAGCAGCCCGGCACCGGCATCGCCTGA
- a CDS encoding AMP-binding protein: MSLSTELPAAVRGPAERIHEFMLAAARTAPDSPAAWEAGEDGTHRVLSYRQLERRAHDYALTLDALGLDIGDRVILESDNSASAVAVLLACSMLGLTFIPVSPEVPTPRLLAIAATAEPALHLQTVNGGREGVPESIGTARFGPDGVVVERAPAPRTRHRREPVGTDAAYMIFTSGTTGRPKGVVMSHRGVLSFYRGMLRHGIVTAGDRLATTSPLQFDFALLDIGLALGSGAQLIPVPRELMHWPRRFLRFLADTGATQVDGVPSIWRPVLRHEAKGLAALAGQVRGVLFSGEAFPLPELRQLQGLLPEARVVNCFGPTEAMAFSLTDVPNPLPEGVDKLSIGFAYPGAEMLLIDEQGRPVGEPGTVGEIHLRGPSLFTGYWDDPEATRAVLVPDPLNPKSGQLVYKSNDLAYRGESGELYFVGRSDLQVKIRGNRVELGEIERRLLEFPGVEAAAAVVRPRPGEDPELYAYVVPARGFDADPVAISAFCKQTLPDYMVPRKVGLIPALPLTPNGKTDRRALAALVAEEG; the protein is encoded by the coding sequence GTGAGCCTGAGCACGGAACTTCCGGCCGCGGTCCGCGGACCGGCGGAGCGCATCCACGAGTTCATGCTGGCGGCGGCCCGTACCGCACCCGACAGCCCGGCCGCCTGGGAGGCCGGCGAGGACGGCACCCACCGCGTGCTGAGCTACCGCCAACTGGAGCGCAGGGCCCACGACTACGCCCTGACCCTGGACGCCCTCGGCCTCGACATCGGCGACCGGGTGATCCTGGAGTCGGACAACTCGGCCTCCGCGGTGGCCGTACTGCTCGCCTGCTCGATGCTCGGGCTCACCTTCATCCCGGTGAGCCCCGAGGTCCCCACCCCCCGGCTGCTGGCCATCGCGGCCACCGCCGAGCCCGCCCTGCACCTGCAGACGGTGAACGGCGGCCGCGAGGGGGTCCCCGAGAGCATCGGCACGGCACGGTTCGGCCCCGACGGGGTGGTCGTGGAACGCGCCCCCGCGCCGCGCACCCGCCACCGGCGGGAGCCGGTCGGCACCGACGCCGCCTACATGATCTTCACCTCGGGGACCACGGGCCGGCCCAAGGGCGTGGTCATGAGCCACCGCGGGGTGCTCTCCTTCTACCGGGGGATGCTCCGGCACGGCATCGTCACCGCCGGGGACCGGCTGGCCACCACCTCGCCGCTGCAGTTCGACTTCGCGCTGCTGGACATCGGCCTCGCCCTCGGCTCGGGGGCCCAGCTGATCCCCGTACCGCGTGAACTGATGCACTGGCCGCGCCGCTTCCTGCGCTTCCTCGCCGACACAGGGGCCACCCAGGTCGACGGGGTGCCGTCCATCTGGCGGCCCGTACTGCGCCACGAGGCGAAGGGCCTGGCCGCCCTGGCCGGGCAGGTGCGCGGGGTGCTCTTCTCCGGCGAGGCCTTCCCGCTGCCCGAACTGCGCCAGCTGCAGGGGCTGTTGCCGGAGGCCCGGGTAGTGAACTGCTTCGGCCCGACCGAGGCGATGGCCTTCTCCCTCACCGACGTGCCGAACCCGCTGCCGGAGGGCGTCGACAAGCTCTCCATCGGATTCGCCTACCCCGGCGCCGAGATGCTGCTGATCGACGAGCAGGGGCGGCCCGTCGGGGAGCCGGGCACGGTCGGCGAGATCCACCTGCGCGGCCCCTCCCTCTTCACCGGCTACTGGGACGACCCGGAGGCCACCCGGGCGGTGCTCGTACCCGATCCGCTCAACCCCAAGTCCGGCCAACTCGTCTACAAGTCAAATGACTTGGCATACCGCGGCGAGAGTGGTGAGCTGTACTTCGTCGGACGGTCCGACCTCCAGGTCAAGATCCGGGGCAACCGGGTGGAGCTGGGCGAGATCGAGCGCCGGCTCCTTGAGTTCCCGGGCGTCGAGGCGGCCGCGGCGGTGGTCCGCCCGCGGCCCGGCGAGGACCCGGAGCTGTACGCGTACGTGGTGCCCGCCCGCGGCTTCGACGCCGACCCCGTGGCGATCAGCGCCTTCTGCAAGCAGACCCTGCCCGACTACATGGTGCCGCGGAAGGTCGGGCTGATCCCCGCCCTGCCGCTCACGCCCAACGGCAAGACCGACCGCAGGGCCCTGGCGGCACTCGTCGCCGAGGAAGGCTGA